DNA sequence from the Malus domestica chromosome 11, GDT2T_hap1 genome:
CCAATAACAAGAACATATGAGATGACGAGGAATATGTTGGTCTTCCATATCATGATCATGATTAGCACTAGGAAGGATGATGTAAGCGTCGTTACAAACACCACTGCTACACCTGTACATATATATACGTATGACAATTAGACAAAGTCATTCATTATTAGTTTAATATGCACATAAATATTTTCCTGTCAGACTGAATGTGGATCATACATTAATTCGACTATTTTTTAATGTGAGATGGTGACTCAGATTTTGGCAACATAAGCATTTGTTTGATGATATAATTAAGTTTGTAAAGAGAACATTACCATATGCATTTCCGATCTTTGCAGTGCTTCGAAACCCTAAAGTGACTCCAACACAAGCTAACATGAGAAGGTAGTTCACTTCCGGAATATAAACTTGTCCGGCATACTTGGTTGATGTGTGCACGATTTTCACACGAGGGAAACACCCTAATGATAGTGATTGTTGGATTATAGAGAAAGTCCCTGAAATCATAGCTTGACTAGCTATGATCGCTGCCATTACAGCGACTACAAACATAGGCCAATACAAAGGCTCTGCATGCATTCAGCACAATTAGTacacaattaaaaaattatgcaaCCACCTAAGTTAGTTATTATATATGGTTGTTAATATTGAGGAATACATATTTGATACTTAGCTCGTAAAAGGTTAAACTGATAATTTCATAGGGTTTTgattgacaatgagtgttttattaattagtaaagaTATATACTTACTTGGTATGGACTTGAAGAAGGTATCTGCAACAAGAAGATGGTGCTTGCGAAGAAAAGAGGCTTGTCCAGTGTATGCCAATATGATAGCTGGATAAGTAACCGTGCACATACTTATTTGAATGGATTGTACTGTGAAGTGTCCCACGTCAGCAAATAAAGCTTCAGTTCCTGCGATTGAAGATTGAGACATTAAATAGTTCCGATTATGAAATTTGTATGGTAAAAATATATTATGTATTATCtatttttgaaagaaattaacATTTAACTAATAAATAGTTCAGGGGTGTAAATAGGAATTCTATAGAATTTTAAAAGAATTATAAATTCATGGAGTTTTAATGGGCTTATGcagattacatgtgaattctcTTAAAATCTAACAGGTGAGAGACTGGATTTGTTAAAAGTATAAAATACATTATGAAAACCCTCTAAGCCCATCAAAATACCTTTtgaaaattctttaaaatcaaatcaTGATACTTCTATAAATTCTTTCAAAATCTTGATTACACAAGGATTTAATCTATGAAGTATGAACTTGTAGAACCTCTTTAAAAATGCTAATTGAATAACGTTGaatttttataaattcatttaaaATCTTGAATGAATACCATAGAATTTTTAAACTCTTTCCAAATCCTTTATATTGTCTtatttagaaattaaatttttatgttACTTTGCATGAAATTAATTGTAAACCTGTTATGGCTAAGACAATGCCACCAAGAGAAATCCAAGCGTCTTTTTTGTTCCTCCTGAAGTAATCTACTATGTATTGTGGATTTAGAGCCTTGACCACCGTCGGATCAAACTCGATGAAGTTGTAGACGCCAATTCCACCAATCATGGTAAACCAAATGCAAAGAATTGGTGCAAAAATGTAGCCTACTTTATCAGTTCCAAATCTTTGAACCATGAATAGGGCAATCAAGATGACTACTGATATCAAAACAACCCGACCTGTGCACACAGattaaattaaaactatttaaccaaaaacatttaaatttaaattactCAAATTATCTTTTCACTATCTATTTTatagaatgaggatcctctccagatcgtctttgtgaggatccaagGATCCTTTAATTTTATcagttcatcatatatcgtgcggtcaatcTTCGTTAAGTactgtttgtgttcaattttaaataacaaaatttaaaatgatttctagcTATATAATGTACAATGAACAAACATAATTAAAAGATCTgagaatccgaagaggatcctcgtTCCGTTTTATATACCACAcacaaataatatttgtatcaaTACCTTGTGTCATTGCAGATGTGGCTTCTTTGATTCCTCCCACAGCCGACAGAACTGCCATCAAATTGgaacaaaaacaattttaataTTCAAGTCAAAAGATATTAAGCACATAATCATGTGAGAGTTGGAGACGCAACTTTGATTTTGTCTTATATTGCAAAATTACTCAACTTTTTCGACTTCATTTATGGGAAATTTTCTAGGTTCTGCTTTTTATTTTAACTTATGCTTCTGAATAAGATAACATGGACTCCATACGGAGAGGAACCACTTTTATTTTAGAGTTTGGTTCTGCCGGTTTTGccctaaattttatttttatttattatttcatgattttccttttttttatttgagctATAACTCAAGTAATAATACTCTATGTAGATCCTTTATTAATACAATTATAGACAAATAAATTAGATGTGTAGCAAGAGTTTTGTACAAGCGCCCATTTACTACCTTTTGCAAAAGGCCCCTAAAATCTGAGAGTCGGCCATGTACTTGTCCAGCTAGTAAGTTACACTAACAAACATCCAAGTTTAGAGATTATTGTTTAACTTTAGAGACAGTTTCAGAATTGATATTGTTTATGACTGAATCATTTGTTTAATAAGTTTTATATTAAAAGTCTCAATATCCCATTCCCTTTAGTGTATATTATAtcgtttgttttaaaaaaaatctcaatataATAAGTAGTGAAACTATTTGATATAGAAAGAATTTAACTTCATTAGATTTTCGAACCGAAACATAGTTAAAAAATTCTATATAATCAGAAATATATTCACCTTTCATCACGCCACCATGTCAAATAAGGAGATATATAGATagatacttttttttcttcttaattaaAGATTTGACAAACCTGACATGCAAGGAGTGAGGACACCATCACCAATGACCATGGAAGTACCAAGCATGGTGGCGAATAGTAGAAATAATTTGGCAAATGGGCTGTTCTCCAATGAAGATTTAAGCCTAGATGCCCTCTTTACACTTTTGGTAGGCAACTCAAGCTGAAATTTTGAAACATCACGATCCTCTGCTTGTTGACTCGGAGTCAAACCAACCTTGGCATATCGACACAGCAAAGAGTATAGTGCGAACGTCCCtcctgcaaaaaaaataaataataacatTATGTACGTGAAGTGTTATATTTGCTATGGTGAACAATTTCTTTCTTCTGAATTGTAAGTTCGCAGAATTAAGAAAGACAGTTAAGGGCATGTTTACTCTATTTACCAATATGAGTACATTGACTCTAGTGAAGCGTATTGTTAGTATAATTTAATTATGGGTTAAAATCAACTAAAATatgattaaaaaaacaaataaagtttTCATGAATAAGAGAGGAttcaaactttaatgaaaaaataataCGCTCCCTCTATGCAATTTGACCAAACTTGTATTTGCCTACGAGTTTTCCCCTGTAAGGATCTTCTTTTAGATATTTAAAagtatactatatatatattttttaataaaaaagactATGATTGAATTGGCAATTTAGAAAAACCTATCATTATGcgtattaaaaattaataattttgttAGACTCCACCAGACAAGTTCCTCCCAGGTTCGTACCTCAAACTTGTATTAAATTCAAACTtggtatctttttttttctgttggtCTTTTTACGTGTCAGAAAATGACACAGCGAAACATCAAAGGTTGGGGCTTTTGGTCGGATTAAAATGACATAATTAGGACTTTTGAAGTGGAAGAAAAACTGCAATTAACAATAGATTAATGGGGACTCAAATATATATAAGGGAATTCTTCTTTCATTTTGACAGTTTAATTATAAGaagcaataaaaaatttcaaactaacAACGTATGAGTCTAAAGTATATGCTGATGGAGAAATTTTGCAATTTGTCTAGAACACGTGATGGTgcaccacatgtcattatataagtggagataaattttattttttaagtgtcATTTTACTTGTATGatgacatgtggtgtaccactcAGTGTTCCAataacattgaaaaatctctcaagcTGATGAGACACCGAAAGCTAAAGGAtgctttttatatttatttattttctatgaAAAGTTGAGAACATAATTAAATACGAAGGATTTAATATGtgataatattttgtttgtaaTTATACAGATCTAGGAGATCTATGGAATCTTACCATCGCCGTTATCGTTGGCCCGTAAGACGATTAAAACGTACTTAATCAGAGGGATTAAGGTGAGTGTGTAAAAGATCAAAGAAAGAACACCCAAAATGTCATCGCTATGGTTGATGCCTTTGGTGAAGGTGCTCGCATACACATAGAGAGGTGATGTACCAATGTCCCCATAAACTATGCCAATGCTCTGAAATGCCAAGTGCATTATCACCGACCAGTCCGCAccctaaaaaaaattccaaaagaaaataaatttagaataagttcaacaacaacaacaatcaaaCTTTATCTCATTAAGTAGATTGGCTCTATGAATTCTATAACGTCACTGCGCTCGATTTTACGCCAAGTCTTCCATCAGTTTCAAGTACTTCATATCTTTTTTTAAAGTCTCTTTCAAAATCTTTCTATCCCTTCAACTACCGTTTTTGCCATAAACTTTCGCCTCATAGTCACATCTTCTAGTCAGAGCATTTATAGGTCTTCAGTTCACGTGTCCAAACCATTtcaaccaattttctctcattttattttcaattacgGCTACTCTTACTTTACCTCAAATATCCTCGTTCTTAatcttatcttttcttttctcatctctgctacactcATTTTTTGCACGTGTTGATTTTTGATCTTCCAACAATCTGTGCCATAAAGCATTGTTGGGCTTATTGTTGTCcaataaaatttttccttgaactTTAGTGGCATATGACATCGCACACAACACTCAAAGCACTCTTCCACTTTATCCTCCCGCTTGTATTCTATAATTGAGGTTTCTAtccaattttgaataaaatcatgttttctttttatcttaGAAAATTATTCTGCTGTAAAAAAAAGCTATTTTGTCTTCTTTCTTAACTATTCAACAActactgtaaaaaaaaaaaaaaaaaaactattcagCAACCGTtggtcttttttctttttttttttttgttgaaaacaaCTTGAGAATTAAATTCGAAACCTCTTCAAATGAAAGGGAGGAGATTAGATGCCGCTATATCAAATgacctaaaaaaaatatttaatacaccaaatatgtatatatcaaTAAAATCTAATTGAAATAGTACTATACTattaaagaacaaaagaaaattggagATCGATGGACCTTGGAGGCATGGCCATGGGGAGCTGTGAAACGGCGTGACTCGAGGTCCAAGGAGTCGTTTCTTCGCAACTTTTGCCATGAAAGTTTCTTCGCTTTGAGTTGATCCTTATGATGCTCATGATGATCCGAAACTTCCTGATGATCTTGGCTTCCCTCATCTGTAGGGTTTTCCACTACTACCTCTTCATCAGACATTTCTATTAAACCTAGGTAGCCACTTCTCACACACTAAAATtaatttctagagagagagaaaactgCTGGTAGGTCTTCCTCTTTGAGAGCAAAAGCAAGCTAGCTAGCTAGGTGTTTGGGAGAGAGTTAGAAATCTGGGGGTGCCAAGTGTGGGGAGGTGTTCTATatgtgaggatggatggtgaTATTTAAAGGCAAATTAATTGAGGAAGAGGCCACAACTCATTTACTATATGCTCATATACATTGATCGTATATTTATACGCATGGTTTGCACACATATACTTACAAAGTTGAATAAAATGTAGGTTTATATCTCATGGCACTAGCAAAACAAATCTCATGGCATTAAGACAAGAGCTTGACCTTGTTTGTGAGAATAATGTGAAGCTGACCTAAACGAGCTTCGTCCGAGGTTGAAGATGTTGATGGGCTCCCAATTTGAAATCTTTTTAATTGCTACATATTTATCCCTTTAGCCCTTGATCTGTCAATTCTTACAGAatcatatacacacacatgtgtgtgtgcgcgcgcgaaCGCGTGCATCCTTGtctattttatatattattcaCGAATCACATTCACAAGAAATTTTTTAGGTACTTGAAATACGAGTGACACATcatgtgtcactatacaaataatgtaatatttgtattaaaatTTTCTTCACATGTATAATGACCCATAAAAATTTTCCgatcataataaaaaaatttctccacatTTTCATGACATTTCCATTTTTCTAAGGTGACGGCACTATCATTCATACTCCCTATTATATAAAATTAGGTTACCTTTTTCTTTTGGACTTGGAATATTAATGCACATTACCcaattataatatttttgttttaaataagtATTTAAATGCCCAATAATTCAACTTCTTCATAGGTCAAGTTTTATTACCAGCTGTGTATCTaccatattttatattttataactCATGTTCCTTTTAATATAATTTCCCTTTCTTGTATaaaaattgtttcttatatataaatattctttgtaaaaaatttgaaaacttataTATGAAACTAATGAAACTTACAATGATACAAGGATATTCTCAATAAAAATGGCAATAATGAAATTTACAATGATACAAGGATATTCTCAAAAGATATACGTAATACGTATAAGGCAGATTTGAGGCAATAAGGTCCATAACTACAGTCAAAGACTCAAAAGTCATCCCCCATGCGCTTATGTTAGAGGTGACACAAAATGATAATCCTTTATTTTATGTGTAACAGGTTGTTTCTATATACATGACGATGTGATATTATTATATTGTACAAACTTTATACTTAGGATTGTTTATTCTTTCTATAGATTGTTTATTCTTTCTCTAGATAAGTTCATTTAATTTGAAGATTGTTTAGTTATCCTTAACACATGTTAAACAAATCCATTGTTATGGTAACAAGTAATATCATTACGGTTAACTGGCTCACGTGTGTGACGATTTGCTATTTTTCATCttattctttatttataatttttatttagtttagtttggattttttttaaattaaattattttatgttagaATCTTAATTAGAAAGACGTATTTTGGGGATATTGAAAGCTTCACCATTTgggtgtatatatgtatgtatgtatgtatgtatagctAATTAAGCTTAATTTTCAGCAAATAAGAAACTGTATTAATACTGATCTATCACAGTTAATCTGTTGCTTTGCTTAGTTATAATCGGATAACTTATAGCAAAAGCCACAGAGAGTTTTGTTGTGGAGGATGTCCACGTGATCGTCGTCACGTGTGACATGAGTAGGATTTAGGCTTTAAGCTTTTCGGAAGTATCAGAGGAAGGCATCAACTGTTTGACTTAGGGCATGCATGGTATGGCGCAACCAAAGCTTTTGGTCCTTGGCATTGTCAAGATTCCACTGCATGCTGGTAGCTGCTTTAGAGGGGGGAGTTTAGGGGGTGCGAAAGGTGAAGTCGCACAGGCCCCAAATTTGAAGGGATTCTCAAAATTTTTGTCATCTAgtatttatatgtaataatattcTATATTTAAAATTGCTTTTGTTATGAGATAATGTTCTATattcaaaaattgattttattagCACATTAAAATCTCATCTTAGACACCTTATAagcgtaatttttttttcttttctaaatataaaaatttagagCACAATAAGATATTTTGAGTGCTAATAATACACCATAAAAgatggtatttttttttcaatattattatataataatgtcacatattcaagtgaaactttaaagttagagtttttgaagtttgttttcttgtttggttgtttaacAGTGAAgtgcttttgattatttagtaAACGTTATGTTTGTAGCTCTTTTACTTATTATTATTAACATTTTTAAACTTGCAATCAGTGAGTGCTaaactttgttttgatttaagtaattgttttcTAGCGTCAATACATTGTCCTACATTTTTTAAGACTATCTTAAGGAGGGGCGCTTTTATAAATTTCGCACAAGGCCCCTAAAATCTCAGAGACGACCCTGCTGCTTTGGGGCCAATCAACAGGAGTTACGTACcaaatttggttattttttctggagtaatgttagagagattaaatttatagacaaagttttgaaaactaaaagacatggaagttgatgattattattatttacacattgataaacgtgcttagtcttattggtgacacatcatttagtttgcaaatttagtctccaaATTTGGTCTCCCCTAGCATCATTCTTTTTTATGTTGTGTGGCAATTGCTACTGCTAACAACCCCCTATGGCTTTTATGCCAACTTCCAAATTTAGATCGATGTTGATTGTATTACAATGTTCACcaagaatttgagagagagagagttcataGGATCTTCCAAAATATAGGTGGAGTTTCTTAACACAATGAATTGAATGATGCAGAAGAAATCCATGAAAGATCAAAACGTTTAAAGGTAaaagcttgaagaagaagaaagagagaaacttTGTGTATTTGATAACTGTTTTTCATACAATGACCGACTTAACCAAAATATCACAGAGAGATCTACTTTTATACTATATCTCAATTACAATGACTTATGACTTTGCCTAGGTGGCATGCTGACCTGGCAAATAGTATGTATATCcaataccccccccccccccccggcggcAATCTTAGCTAGGGTATCCTAGCTTAAGATTGAAACAATGCCGAAGAAAATCTAGTCCGTAAAGTCCTTTGGTTAAAACATCTGCAATTTGGTCATTCGTGCAGAGATATTGAACTGACAAATCCCCACTTTGTACAcgttcacgaacaaagtgaaaATCAGTCTCCAAATGTTTGATCCGAGAATGTTGAACCGGATTCAAACTAAGAGCAATAACAGATTggttatcacaaaataaaacagGAGGAGAGGACATGCATTCATTCAGATCTTTAAGAAGAAGTCTGATCCAAGCAATATCTGCAATGGTATGAGCTAATGCACGATATTTAGCTTCGGTAGAACTGCGAGAAACTGAGGATTGTTTCTTCGACTGCCAAGAAATGGGATTGTCTCCAAAAAACACAACATAACCAGTAATGGATCTCCTAGTATTCAAATCGGCAGCCCAATCAGAATCACTATATGCATGTAGTTGTAACGATCCTCCTGATATATAGGTTAAACCACACTGCATAGTACCTTGTAAGAATCGCATAATCCTTTTAACCATTCCTAAATGAATGTATGTGGGAGCATTCATATATTGGCACACGGTATTCACAGCAAAGGCTATATTAAGGCGTGTGAAGGTTAAATATTGAAGAGCTCCAACAAGACTCCGATATAGAGTAGGATCCGGTAATAAGATTCCTTCAGATGTTAAGACCTGATTGTAAGGCTTACTTGGTGTGGAACATGGCttacaatcattcatgcccgcCTTATGAATAAGATCCTTCACATATTTAGCCTGATTGAGAAACAAATCACCATTAGACTTATAGGTAATTTGAATACCAAGAAAATAAGCCAACTGCCCCATATATTTAATGTCAAACACTTCACCAAGAGTATGAATCACAGATTGTATTAACTGAGTATTGGACCCTGTGATgataatgtcatccacatatagaAGAAGGATAACCACATGAGTATCAACAACCTTCACAAAGAGATTGGAATAAGAAACCAAAGCGTCAAAGCCAATTGCTTGCAGATAAGTGGTAAATTTAGCATTCCAAGCTCGAGGAGCTTGCTTCAAACCATATAAGGACTTGACTAGCTTACACACGTGAGTGGGAAACTGGGAATTGACAAATCCTTAAGGTTGCTTCATGTAAACCTTTTCCTGTAACTCACCATGCAATAAGGTATTTTTGACATCCAATTGCCGAAGATCCCACTTATGTGTTGCAGCTAATGCTAGAACCAATCGCACAGTCGTATGTCGAACAACTGGACTAAAGGTTTCTGAATAATCAAGCTCTTTTTCTTGACTAAATCCTTGTGCTACCAACCTTGCTTTATATCTTAAGACTGAATCATCGCTCATCCGTTTAATTTTATAGACCCATTTGCTGCCTATATCATGCTTATCACCAGAATTGGGAACAAGGACCCATGTACCTTGAGTTTGAAGAGCATTAAATTCTTCCTGCATTGCTCTCTGCCATTGAGGAATTTGAGATGCTTGTCTAAAGGTTGATGGTTTCGAGGCATCAGTAATATCTGCAAGGAAAGTGAATCCTCCTGAAAaatgatcatcatcatcaagagtTAAGGAGTGAACTTCTGGAAAAATAGCACTAAGAGCTTAATAATCTTGTCTAGTGATGGTTCCAGTTCTTAATCGTGTTTGAATGCCTGAAGAAGAGGAACTGAGAGGTGGTAAAACAACTTCAAGCTGATTAGGTTGAGAGACAGGCAACAAGGCAGGAGAACCGCAAAGAGTAGCATTCGAGCTTGATTCCTGTGCACTACTGAAAGAACTTGCAGCATCACCGTTAGAAGATCCAGAGCGATTATCATGGTGTACCACTGGACTAAGGGATGGCCCAGATGACATTCCACCATCATTCTCAACCATATGTGCAGAAGACTGAATAGAAGGCAACTGAACAATTATATTTCTAATATTATTTCCTTGGTGGCATGGTTGACCGGAGCCCTTAGTAGAAGATCCAGACAGAACACTAAATGGAAAAAGAGTTTCATCATGTATGACATGCCTAGAAATAAGTATCTTCCCTGTCTCAATGTTATAACAAATGGCACCCTTATATCCTGGAGAGTATCCAAAAAATACACACTGTGACGATCGAGATAGGGTATATGGCTGAACCAAAAACTTTCAGACTAGATAAATCTGGTTTATTGTGAAATTATTGTGTGAATGGGGAAGACATGTGTAACACTTTACAGGGCATTCTATTGATCAAGAACACCGCATGAGAAACTGCATAGAACCAGAATTTGTGAGGAAATTTGGCAACTGATAACAAAGTAATAGTCGTTTCAATGAGATGTCGATGCTTCATCTCAGCCAATCCATTCTGCTGAGGAGTGTATGGACATGAAACAAAATGTAAAATACCTTTGAGATCCAGGAAATTCTTAAAGGCATTACTAAGAAACTCTCCACCTCCATCAGATTGGAATATTTTAACTTTTGTATGAAATTGATTCTCAACATAAGCACAAAACTTGACAAATGCACCAAAGACTTCTGATTTATTGATTAAGGGATAGATCCATACAAACCTAGTAGCTTCATCTATAAAGGAAACATAATACTTGTAACCTTCAAGTGATACTATTGGCTAAGGCCCCCAAACATCACTATGAATCTTACAAAAAGGAATATCAACCCTATCTATTCTATCTGAGAATGGCAATCGACTCATTTTACCATTGAGACAATGAG
Encoded proteins:
- the LOC103430201 gene encoding potassium transporter 5-like isoform X2; this encodes MSDEEVVVENPTDEGSQDHQEVSDHHEHHKDQLKAKKLSWQKLRRNDSLDLESRRFTAPHGHASKGADWSVIMHLAFQSIGIVYGDIGTSPLYVYASTFTKGINHSDDILGVLSLIFYTLTLIPLIKYVLIVLRANDNGDGGTFALYSLLCRYAKVGLTPSQQAEDRDVSKFQLELPTKSVKRASRLKSSLENSPFAKLFLLFATMLGTSMVIGDGVLTPCMSVLSAVGGIKEATSAMTQGTEALFADVGHFTVQSIQISMCTVTYPAIILAYTGQASFLRKHHLLVADTFFKSIPKPLYWPMFVVAVMAAIIASQAMISGTFSIIQQSLSLGCFPRVKIVHTSTKYAGQVYIPEVNYLLMLACVGVTLGFRSTAKIGNAYGVAVVFVTTLTSSFLVLIMIMIWKTNIFLVISYVLVIGSVELLYLSSVLYKFDQGGYLPLAFATLLMFIMFVWNDVHRRKYYYELEHKISPEQLKEIAVDANFSRMPGLAMFYSELVQGIPPIFNHYAANVPALHSVLVFVSIKSLPISKVPLEERFLFRQVEPKDLNVFRCVARYGYTDVRNENEPFEGLLVEKLKEFIKDNFWISQTNIMHSSVNGDTKLEIEEEFEDSTLANGGEKGKEDLKQQVDDHDKQQDLLDGEIEAIDKAWRRGVVHLIGENEVTAAKGAGIAKRIVIDYAYNFLKRNLRQSDKVFDIPHNRLLKVGMTYEL
- the LOC103430201 gene encoding potassium transporter 5-like isoform X1 is translated as MSDEEVVVENPTDEGSQDHQEVSDHHEHHKDQLKAKKLSWQKLRRNDSLDLESRRFTAPHGHASKGADWSVIMHLAFQSIGIVYGDIGTSPLYVYASTFTKGINHSDDILGVLSLIFYTLTLIPLIKYVLIVLRANDNGDGGTFALYSLLCRYAKVGLTPSQQAEDRDVSKFQLELPTKSVKRASRLKSSLENSPFAKLFLLFATMLGTSMVIGDGVLTPCMSVLSAVGGIKEATSAMTQGRVVLISVVILIALFMVQRFGTDKVGYIFAPILCIWFTMIGGIGVYNFIEFDPTVVKALNPQYIVDYFRRNKKDAWISLGGIVLAITGTEALFADVGHFTVQSIQISMCTVTYPAIILAYTGQASFLRKHHLLVADTFFKSIPKPLYWPMFVVAVMAAIIASQAMISGTFSIIQQSLSLGCFPRVKIVHTSTKYAGQVYIPEVNYLLMLACVGVTLGFRSTAKIGNAYGVAVVFVTTLTSSFLVLIMIMIWKTNIFLVISYVLVIGSVELLYLSSVLYKFDQGGYLPLAFATLLMFIMFVWNDVHRRKYYYELEHKISPEQLKEIAVDANFSRMPGLAMFYSELVQGIPPIFNHYAANVPALHSVLVFVSIKSLPISKVPLEERFLFRQVEPKDLNVFRCVARYGYTDVRNENEPFEGLLVEKLKEFIKDNFWISQTNIMHSSVNGDTKLEIEEEFEDSTLANGGEKGKEDLKQQVDDHDKQQDLLDGEIEAIDKAWRRGVVHLIGENEVTAAKGAGIAKRIVIDYAYNFLKRNLRQSDKVFDIPHNRLLKVGMTYEL